The DNA window CAGACGAATCCCATTTCGGCATCGGCATACCATGCGGCGGTGAATGCCTTGGTATCGGCGGACCAGAGTCGGGCTTTTTGTGGGTCGAAAAGTGGTTGCAGACAGCGTTCACCGGGCGTTGTTTGGGGAGAAAAAATGGTGAGTAATTCCGGGATGGTTGGCAACCTCCAATTGGAGTGGCCGGCGAATTGGTGGTGATTCAGACGACGCACATGGGCGTGAGCGTGTTGCCAGGTGAGCGGGTAGCGTGTCCCGTGCTTTTCCCAGATGTGGCCGGTGGTGCGATTGAGGATGGTCTGGTTGTCGAGATCCTGAAAATCGTTGGGGGCGGACTGATTGGGTCGCCAGAGCGTGTCGAGATCGAAAAGGGCCTGCGCTTTTTTGAGGGAGACTTTGACGGGCTGCTGACGGGGGGACGGTTGGGCGGCTGGTGCATCGAGATCAAGGAGAAGATCCGTTGCGAGACAGATGGCTTCCTTGTGGGCGAGCCAGGCTGATTCGAGTGCGTCAAGAGCGCGGATCATGCGGGTGGCGTCGGGAAAACGATCAGTGGGGTCAGCGGCGAGGGCTTGGGTAAAAAAAGATGCCCAGAGCGAGTCGAATCCTGGATACATTTCAGCAAGGAGCGCGGCGTCAAAGGGCGTGGAAGGAAGATCTCCGGTGAGCATTCGATAGAGGGTGACGCCGACGGAATAGAGATCGGATCGGGCATCGGCGGTTTCCGGTGCCGCTTCCTGTTCAGGGGCGGTGTAATAGGGTGAACCGATGACCATTCCCGTGTGACCGGCGGGTGTTTCGCCGCGTAATTTGCTCAGACCGAAATCGATGAGTTTGACACGTCCGGGGCCATCTTGATCCTCGGCCAGCATGACGTTGAATGGTTTGATGTCCCGGTGAACGATGCCTTCGAAGTGGAGCCGGTCAAGCCCTTGAAGCATGGCGCGGGCAATGTGCAGGGAGGCTGTGAATCCGAGTCGGCGTGAGTTCTTTTCGACTTCATAGGTTTCGCCCATGAGGACACCGAGATTGCCGCAAAAATATTCCATGGTGAAATGGGGAGGGACGGTTGGGGTGCCCATGTCCACATCCAGAATGGACGCCACATTCGGGTGACTGATGCGGGCCATGGTGATCGCTTCCTTGGCAAACATGTCCGTGAGAGCATCCGGACCGACGATGGCTTCGAGCATGTCCGAGGGCTTCAAGACCTTGAGCGCGACGATTCGGCCCGTGATCGGCATGAGTGCTTTGTAAACCGCGCCCATGCCGCCTCGTCCCAAAAGTCCGCGTATTTCATATCGTCCGATGTGCATGAAAGTACGGTAGCCCAACCGACCTGCCGTCGTCTACCGTATGCGTCTTGGACTAGAGGGAAAAAGGAGTGGGAAAGCGCAGGGAAATTGCCTGCGTGAAAGAACTCTTTGGGGAAGGATTGTGGAGGAATATTTTGTTTTATGGGGCTTAATACCGCTGTTTTATTTCCTTTTTTCGATTTCATATTCACTGTTGCACTCAGGTATGGTTTAGATTATTTCTAGACTTGATGAACCTTCTGAGAGATCGAAAGAAAGGGGACATATCCCAATGAAAAAAAGTATTGTGGTTTTGGCTGCTTTGACAGCCTCGGCGTTGCTGTTGAGTGGGTGCTTTCGCAAACACATCGCTTCAACGCCTCCGGCTCGACAGCCTGCCCGCCAGACGACGGTCACGGTGGATACTCAGCCGAAGCAGATGGAAAAAGAGTCTGAGATCATTGAAGAGACGTATGTCGTCGATGCTCCGGCTGACGCGACGATGCAGCCGATAGAAGTTGGCGAAAGTGATTTGGCGGAAGAGCCTTTGCCACAGGAAGCACTGCCGCAAGCGGCTGGTGACAGTGCGCAGAAGGCGGTCTCCAAGGAAGTGAAGAGCGAAACCAGCACAAGCGCAACTCCGGCCACTGTCGGAACCGACCCGGAAAAAGAAGTGGTCGTGATCGAGAATGTGGTCGTGGCTGAAGACGTTGTGATGTCGCCTGCTGCTGAGGGTGGCGAGTATTATGTCCAGGTCGGCGCGTTCACGGATCTTGAGAACGCAAACAAAGTCCTCGCCCGGCTCCTTTCGGACGGGTACAAGGACTCTGTCTTGTCCAAGACGGAGACAGGATTGTTTCGTGTGCAGGCTGGTGCTTTCCCGGACGAGGTTTCGGCCGAAGGAGCACTGACCAGACTTAAGACGGACTATCCTGAAGGGTTCGTCTTCAAAAAAACATCCGATGAATAGAAACGAAAGTGGATTCATACGGTTCGATGGGTATCGAACCGTGTGAATCTGTCTTATCTATTCAGTTCAGCGCGGAATTT is part of the Pseudodesulfovibrio sp. JC047 genome and encodes:
- a CDS encoding SPOR domain-containing protein, translating into MKKSIVVLAALTASALLLSGCFRKHIASTPPARQPARQTTVTVDTQPKQMEKESEIIEETYVVDAPADATMQPIEVGESDLAEEPLPQEALPQAAGDSAQKAVSKEVKSETSTSATPATVGTDPEKEVVVIENVVVAEDVVMSPAAEGGEYYVQVGAFTDLENANKVLARLLSDGYKDSVLSKTETGLFRVQAGAFPDEVSAEGALTRLKTDYPEGFVFKKTSDE
- a CDS encoding protein kinase translates to MHIGRYEIRGLLGRGGMGAVYKALMPITGRIVALKVLKPSDMLEAIVGPDALTDMFAKEAITMARISHPNVASILDVDMGTPTVPPHFTMEYFCGNLGVLMGETYEVEKNSRRLGFTASLHIARAMLQGLDRLHFEGIVHRDIKPFNVMLAEDQDGPGRVKLIDFGLSKLRGETPAGHTGMVIGSPYYTAPEQEAAPETADARSDLYSVGVTLYRMLTGDLPSTPFDAALLAEMYPGFDSLWASFFTQALAADPTDRFPDATRMIRALDALESAWLAHKEAICLATDLLLDLDAPAAQPSPRQQPVKVSLKKAQALFDLDTLWRPNQSAPNDFQDLDNQTILNRTTGHIWEKHGTRYPLTWQHAHAHVRRLNHHQFAGHSNWRLPTIPELLTIFSPQTTPGERCLQPLFDPQKARLWSADTKAFTAAWYADAEMGFVWWQDLTCRFFVRAVCQ